A single region of the Ciconia boyciana chromosome 13, ASM3463844v1, whole genome shotgun sequence genome encodes:
- the JMJD8 gene encoding jmjC domain-containing protein 8 isoform X4, translating to MAAARRLLSLLLALAWARPAGCTDPPDGGWLAGTVPEEERCTVERADASLSYSVFLQRFAFSRPVILRGVTDNSVRVRAGAAPRSPPGGQGLPGAAGLAPALPARSGRALPGVRGAAAEAAGSGQAGQRHPLLLRGQQLHRVGPPLPAVRAPRLPHPGHQPCLQLWDRSAGFCTRRIKHPTSTPTRQRWPGSTARTPRCHRPSGRWSVPCAPGSRSCTSPTAGGTPRSTWTPASSSPPSWGRGGKAEDAPPPSRPRRERAGAAAPAPAATREGQRQRPPTQLLVSGPSARRSSGFYWSFPSPLD from the exons atggcggcggcgcggcggctgcTCTCGCTGCTGCTGGCGCTGGCCTGGGCCCGGCCCGCGGGCTGCACCGACCCTCCGGACGGCGGCTG GCTGGCGGGCACGGTGCCGGAGGAGGAGCGCTGCACCGTGGAGCGGGCCGACGCCTCCCTCTCCTACTCCGTCTTCCTGCAGCG GTTCGCCTTCTCCCGGCCGGTCATCCTCCGCGGGGTCACGGACAACTCG GTGAGGGTGAGGGCGGGGGCCGCGCCCCGCAGCCCGCCCGGCGGGCAGGgcctgcccggggctgccggcctGGCCCCAGCGCTCCCTGCCCGCAGTGGCCGTGCCCTTCCGGGAGTACgtggagcagctgctgaagcCGCAGGATCCGGCCAGGCTGGGCAGCG ACACCCTCTACTTCTTCGGGGACAACAACTTCACCGAGTGGGGCCCCCTCTTCCAGCGGTACGTGCCCCCCGCCTTCCGCATCCCGGGCACCAGCCCTGCCTACAGCTTTGGGATCGCAG CGCTGGTTTCTGTACCCGCCGGATAAAACACCCCACTTCCACCCCAACGAGACAACGCTGGCCTGGCTCCACCGCACGTACCCCACGCTGCCACCGGCCGAGCGGCCGCTGGAGTGTACCCTGCGCCCCGGGGAG CAGGTCCTGTACTTCCCCGACCGCTGGTGGCACGCCACGCTCAACCTGGACACCAGCGTCTTCATCTCCACCTTCCTGGGGTAGAGGCGGGAAGGCTGAGGACGCGCCGCCACCAtcccggccgcggcgggagcgTGCCGGGGCGGCAGCTCCGGCTCCTGCCGCCACCAGGGAAGGGCAGCGCCAGCGGCCGCCCACTCAACTACTGGTGTCGGGACCGAGTGCCCGAAGAAGCTCTGGTTTTTACTGgtcttttccctcccccttgGATTAA
- the JMJD8 gene encoding jmjC domain-containing protein 8 isoform X8 has product MAAARRLLSLLLALAWARPAGCTDPPDGGWLAGTVPEEERCTVERADASLSYSVFLQRFAFSRPVILRGVTDNSAFRALCTREKLLAAFGARPVRLSTANTYSYRKVAVPFREYVEQLLKPQDPARLGSDTLYFFGDNNFTEWGPLFQRYVPPAFRIPGTSPAYSFGIAGPVLPRPLVARHAQPGHQRLHLHLPGVEAGRLRTRRHHPGRGGSVPGRQLRLLPPPGKGSASGRPLNYWCRDRVPEEALVFTGLFPPPWIKVVVPP; this is encoded by the exons atggcggcggcgcggcggctgcTCTCGCTGCTGCTGGCGCTGGCCTGGGCCCGGCCCGCGGGCTGCACCGACCCTCCGGACGGCGGCTG GCTGGCGGGCACGGTGCCGGAGGAGGAGCGCTGCACCGTGGAGCGGGCCGACGCCTCCCTCTCCTACTCCGTCTTCCTGCAGCG GTTCGCCTTCTCCCGGCCGGTCATCCTCCGCGGGGTCACGGACAACTCG GCCTTCCGCGCCCTCTGCACCCGGGAGAAGCTGCTGGCGGCCTTCGGGGCCCGCCCGGTGCGGCTGAGCACGGCCAACACCTACTCCTACCGCAAAG TGGCCGTGCCCTTCCGGGAGTACgtggagcagctgctgaagcCGCAGGATCCGGCCAGGCTGGGCAGCG ACACCCTCTACTTCTTCGGGGACAACAACTTCACCGAGTGGGGCCCCCTCTTCCAGCGGTACGTGCCCCCCGCCTTCCGCATCCCGGGCACCAGCCCTGCCTACAGCTTTGGGATCGCAG GTCCTGTACTTCCCCGACCGCTGGTGGCACGCCACGCTCAACCTGGACACCAGCGTCTTCATCTCCACCTTCCTGGGGTAGAGGCGGGAAGGCTGAGGACGCGCCGCCACCAtcccggccgcggcgggagcgTGCCGGGGCGGCAGCTCCGGCTCCTGCCGCCACCAGGGAAGGGCAGCGCCAGCGGCCGCCCACTCAACTACTGGTGTCGGGACCGAGTGCCCGAAGAAGCTCTGGTTTTTACTGgtcttttccctcccccttgGATTAAAGTTGTTGTTCCGCCGTAG
- the JMJD8 gene encoding jmjC domain-containing protein 8 isoform X12, with product MAAARRLLSLLLALAWARPAGCTDPPDGGWLAGTVPEEERCTVERADASLSYSVFLQRFAFSRPVILRGVTDNSAFRALCTREKLLAAFGARPVRLSTANTYSYRKDTLYFFGDNNFTEWGPLFQRYVPPAFRIPGTSPAYSFGIAGPVLPRPLVARHAQPGHQRLHLHLPGVEAGRLRTRRHHPGRGGSVPGRQLRLLPPPGKGSASGRPLNYWCRDRVPEEALVFTGLFPPPWIKVVVPP from the exons atggcggcggcgcggcggctgcTCTCGCTGCTGCTGGCGCTGGCCTGGGCCCGGCCCGCGGGCTGCACCGACCCTCCGGACGGCGGCTG GCTGGCGGGCACGGTGCCGGAGGAGGAGCGCTGCACCGTGGAGCGGGCCGACGCCTCCCTCTCCTACTCCGTCTTCCTGCAGCG GTTCGCCTTCTCCCGGCCGGTCATCCTCCGCGGGGTCACGGACAACTCG GCCTTCCGCGCCCTCTGCACCCGGGAGAAGCTGCTGGCGGCCTTCGGGGCCCGCCCGGTGCGGCTGAGCACGGCCAACACCTACTCCTACCGCAAAG ACACCCTCTACTTCTTCGGGGACAACAACTTCACCGAGTGGGGCCCCCTCTTCCAGCGGTACGTGCCCCCCGCCTTCCGCATCCCGGGCACCAGCCCTGCCTACAGCTTTGGGATCGCAG GTCCTGTACTTCCCCGACCGCTGGTGGCACGCCACGCTCAACCTGGACACCAGCGTCTTCATCTCCACCTTCCTGGGGTAGAGGCGGGAAGGCTGAGGACGCGCCGCCACCAtcccggccgcggcgggagcgTGCCGGGGCGGCAGCTCCGGCTCCTGCCGCCACCAGGGAAGGGCAGCGCCAGCGGCCGCCCACTCAACTACTGGTGTCGGGACCGAGTGCCCGAAGAAGCTCTGGTTTTTACTGgtcttttccctcccccttgGATTAAAGTTGTTGTTCCGCCGTAG
- the JMJD8 gene encoding jmjC domain-containing protein 8 isoform X6 gives MAAARRLLSLLLALAWARPAGCTDPPDGGWLAGTVPEEERCTVERADASLSYSVFLQRFAFSRPVILRGVTDNSVRVRAGAAPRSPPGGQGLPGAAGLAPALPARSGRALPGVRGAAAEAAGSGQAGQRHPLLLRGQQLHRVGPPLPAVRAPRLPHPGHQPCLQLWDRRLGLWRSLSLARPRFLRGDLRQEGEIGVSPSPGVFQRWFLYPPDKTPHFHPNETTLAWLHRTYPTLPPAERPLECTLRPGEVLYFPDRWWHATLNLDTSVFISTFLG, from the exons atggcggcggcgcggcggctgcTCTCGCTGCTGCTGGCGCTGGCCTGGGCCCGGCCCGCGGGCTGCACCGACCCTCCGGACGGCGGCTG GCTGGCGGGCACGGTGCCGGAGGAGGAGCGCTGCACCGTGGAGCGGGCCGACGCCTCCCTCTCCTACTCCGTCTTCCTGCAGCG GTTCGCCTTCTCCCGGCCGGTCATCCTCCGCGGGGTCACGGACAACTCG GTGAGGGTGAGGGCGGGGGCCGCGCCCCGCAGCCCGCCCGGCGGGCAGGgcctgcccggggctgccggcctGGCCCCAGCGCTCCCTGCCCGCAGTGGCCGTGCCCTTCCGGGAGTACgtggagcagctgctgaagcCGCAGGATCCGGCCAGGCTGGGCAGCG ACACCCTCTACTTCTTCGGGGACAACAACTTCACCGAGTGGGGCCCCCTCTTCCAGCGGTACGTGCCCCCCGCCTTCCGCATCCCGGGCACCAGCCCTGCCTACAGCTTTGGGATCGCAG gCTCGGGCTCTGGCGTTCCCTTTCACTGGCACGGCCCCGGTTTCTCCGAGGTGATCTTCGGCAGGAAG gggaaataggggtgtccccctcccccggTGTCTTCCAGCGCTGGTTTCTGTACCCGCCGGATAAAACACCCCACTTCCACCCCAACGAGACAACGCTGGCCTGGCTCCACCGCACGTACCCCACGCTGCCACCGGCCGAGCGGCCGCTGGAGTGTACCCTGCGCCCCGGGGAG GTCCTGTACTTCCCCGACCGCTGGTGGCACGCCACGCTCAACCTGGACACCAGCGTCTTCATCTCCACCTTCCTGGGGTAG
- the JMJD8 gene encoding jmjC domain-containing protein 8 isoform X5 codes for MAAARRLLSLLLALAWARPAGCTDPPDGGWLAGTVPEEERCTVERADASLSYSVFLQRFAFSRPVILRGVTDNSVRVRAGAAPRSPPGGQGLPGAAGLAPALPARSGRALPGVRGAAAEAAGSGQAGQRHPLLLRGQQLHRVGPPLPAVRAPRLPHPGHQPCLQLWDRRLGLWRSLSLARPRFLRGDLRQEGEIGVSPSPGVFQRWFLYPPDKTPHFHPNETTLAWLHRTYPTLPPAERPLECTLRPGEQVLYFPDRWWHATLNLDTSVFISTFLG; via the exons atggcggcggcgcggcggctgcTCTCGCTGCTGCTGGCGCTGGCCTGGGCCCGGCCCGCGGGCTGCACCGACCCTCCGGACGGCGGCTG GCTGGCGGGCACGGTGCCGGAGGAGGAGCGCTGCACCGTGGAGCGGGCCGACGCCTCCCTCTCCTACTCCGTCTTCCTGCAGCG GTTCGCCTTCTCCCGGCCGGTCATCCTCCGCGGGGTCACGGACAACTCG GTGAGGGTGAGGGCGGGGGCCGCGCCCCGCAGCCCGCCCGGCGGGCAGGgcctgcccggggctgccggcctGGCCCCAGCGCTCCCTGCCCGCAGTGGCCGTGCCCTTCCGGGAGTACgtggagcagctgctgaagcCGCAGGATCCGGCCAGGCTGGGCAGCG ACACCCTCTACTTCTTCGGGGACAACAACTTCACCGAGTGGGGCCCCCTCTTCCAGCGGTACGTGCCCCCCGCCTTCCGCATCCCGGGCACCAGCCCTGCCTACAGCTTTGGGATCGCAG gCTCGGGCTCTGGCGTTCCCTTTCACTGGCACGGCCCCGGTTTCTCCGAGGTGATCTTCGGCAGGAAG gggaaataggggtgtccccctcccccggTGTCTTCCAGCGCTGGTTTCTGTACCCGCCGGATAAAACACCCCACTTCCACCCCAACGAGACAACGCTGGCCTGGCTCCACCGCACGTACCCCACGCTGCCACCGGCCGAGCGGCCGCTGGAGTGTACCCTGCGCCCCGGGGAG CAGGTCCTGTACTTCCCCGACCGCTGGTGGCACGCCACGCTCAACCTGGACACCAGCGTCTTCATCTCCACCTTCCTGGGGTAG
- the JMJD8 gene encoding jmjC domain-containing protein 8 isoform X2, producing MAAARRLLSLLLALAWARPAGCTDPPDGGWLAGTVPEEERCTVERADASLSYSVFLQRFAFSRPVILRGVTDNSAFRALCTREKLLAAFGARPVRLSTANTYSYRKVAVPFREYVEQLLKPQDPARLGSDTLYFFGDNNFTEWGPLFQRYVPPAFRIPGTSPAYSFGIAGSGSGVPFHWHGPGFSEVIFGRKGCPPPPVSSSAGFCTRRIKHPTSTPTRQRWPGSTARTPRCHRPSGRWSVPCAPGRSCTSPTAGGTPRSTWTPASSSPPSWGRGGKAEDAPPPSRPRRERAGAAAPAPAATREGQRQRPPTQLLVSGPSARRSSGFYWSFPSPLD from the exons atggcggcggcgcggcggctgcTCTCGCTGCTGCTGGCGCTGGCCTGGGCCCGGCCCGCGGGCTGCACCGACCCTCCGGACGGCGGCTG GCTGGCGGGCACGGTGCCGGAGGAGGAGCGCTGCACCGTGGAGCGGGCCGACGCCTCCCTCTCCTACTCCGTCTTCCTGCAGCG GTTCGCCTTCTCCCGGCCGGTCATCCTCCGCGGGGTCACGGACAACTCG GCCTTCCGCGCCCTCTGCACCCGGGAGAAGCTGCTGGCGGCCTTCGGGGCCCGCCCGGTGCGGCTGAGCACGGCCAACACCTACTCCTACCGCAAAG TGGCCGTGCCCTTCCGGGAGTACgtggagcagctgctgaagcCGCAGGATCCGGCCAGGCTGGGCAGCG ACACCCTCTACTTCTTCGGGGACAACAACTTCACCGAGTGGGGCCCCCTCTTCCAGCGGTACGTGCCCCCCGCCTTCCGCATCCCGGGCACCAGCCCTGCCTACAGCTTTGGGATCGCAG gCTCGGGCTCTGGCGTTCCCTTTCACTGGCACGGCCCCGGTTTCTCCGAGGTGATCTTCGGCAGGAAG gggtgtccccctcccccggTGTCTTCCAGCGCTGGTTTCTGTACCCGCCGGATAAAACACCCCACTTCCACCCCAACGAGACAACGCTGGCCTGGCTCCACCGCACGTACCCCACGCTGCCACCGGCCGAGCGGCCGCTGGAGTGTACCCTGCGCCCCGGGGAG GTCCTGTACTTCCCCGACCGCTGGTGGCACGCCACGCTCAACCTGGACACCAGCGTCTTCATCTCCACCTTCCTGGGGTAGAGGCGGGAAGGCTGAGGACGCGCCGCCACCAtcccggccgcggcgggagcgTGCCGGGGCGGCAGCTCCGGCTCCTGCCGCCACCAGGGAAGGGCAGCGCCAGCGGCCGCCCACTCAACTACTGGTGTCGGGACCGAGTGCCCGAAGAAGCTCTGGTTTTTACTGgtcttttccctcccccttgGATTAA
- the JMJD8 gene encoding jmjC domain-containing protein 8 isoform X7 — protein MAAARRLLSLLLALAWARPAGCTDPPDGGWLAGTVPEEERCTVERADASLSYSVFLQRFAFSRPVILRGVTDNSVRVRAGAAPRSPPGGQGLPGAAGLAPALPARSGRALPGVRGAAAEAAGSGQAGQRHPLLLRGQQLHRVGPPLPAVRAPRLPHPGHQPCLQLWDRRLGLWRSLSLARPRFLRGDLRQEGVSPSPGVFQRWFLYPPDKTPHFHPNETTLAWLHRTYPTLPPAERPLECTLRPGEQVLYFPDRWWHATLNLDTSVFISTFLG, from the exons atggcggcggcgcggcggctgcTCTCGCTGCTGCTGGCGCTGGCCTGGGCCCGGCCCGCGGGCTGCACCGACCCTCCGGACGGCGGCTG GCTGGCGGGCACGGTGCCGGAGGAGGAGCGCTGCACCGTGGAGCGGGCCGACGCCTCCCTCTCCTACTCCGTCTTCCTGCAGCG GTTCGCCTTCTCCCGGCCGGTCATCCTCCGCGGGGTCACGGACAACTCG GTGAGGGTGAGGGCGGGGGCCGCGCCCCGCAGCCCGCCCGGCGGGCAGGgcctgcccggggctgccggcctGGCCCCAGCGCTCCCTGCCCGCAGTGGCCGTGCCCTTCCGGGAGTACgtggagcagctgctgaagcCGCAGGATCCGGCCAGGCTGGGCAGCG ACACCCTCTACTTCTTCGGGGACAACAACTTCACCGAGTGGGGCCCCCTCTTCCAGCGGTACGTGCCCCCCGCCTTCCGCATCCCGGGCACCAGCCCTGCCTACAGCTTTGGGATCGCAG gCTCGGGCTCTGGCGTTCCCTTTCACTGGCACGGCCCCGGTTTCTCCGAGGTGATCTTCGGCAGGAAG gggtgtccccctcccccggTGTCTTCCAGCGCTGGTTTCTGTACCCGCCGGATAAAACACCCCACTTCCACCCCAACGAGACAACGCTGGCCTGGCTCCACCGCACGTACCCCACGCTGCCACCGGCCGAGCGGCCGCTGGAGTGTACCCTGCGCCCCGGGGAG CAGGTCCTGTACTTCCCCGACCGCTGGTGGCACGCCACGCTCAACCTGGACACCAGCGTCTTCATCTCCACCTTCCTGGGGTAG
- the JMJD8 gene encoding jmjC domain-containing protein 8 isoform X13 — MAAARRLLSLLLALAWARPAGCTDPPDGGWLAGTVPEEERCTVERADASLSYSVFLQRHPLLLRGQQLHRVGPPLPAVRAPRLPHPGHQPCLQLWDRSAGFCTRRIKHPTSTPTRQRWPGSTARTPRCHRPSGRWSVPCAPGSRSCTSPTAGGTPRSTWTPASSSPPSWGRGGKAEDAPPPSRPRRERAGAAAPAPAATREGQRQRPPTQLLVSGPSARRSSGFYWSFPSPLD; from the exons atggcggcggcgcggcggctgcTCTCGCTGCTGCTGGCGCTGGCCTGGGCCCGGCCCGCGGGCTGCACCGACCCTCCGGACGGCGGCTG GCTGGCGGGCACGGTGCCGGAGGAGGAGCGCTGCACCGTGGAGCGGGCCGACGCCTCCCTCTCCTACTCCGTCTTCCTGCAGCG ACACCCTCTACTTCTTCGGGGACAACAACTTCACCGAGTGGGGCCCCCTCTTCCAGCGGTACGTGCCCCCCGCCTTCCGCATCCCGGGCACCAGCCCTGCCTACAGCTTTGGGATCGCAG CGCTGGTTTCTGTACCCGCCGGATAAAACACCCCACTTCCACCCCAACGAGACAACGCTGGCCTGGCTCCACCGCACGTACCCCACGCTGCCACCGGCCGAGCGGCCGCTGGAGTGTACCCTGCGCCCCGGGGAG CAGGTCCTGTACTTCCCCGACCGCTGGTGGCACGCCACGCTCAACCTGGACACCAGCGTCTTCATCTCCACCTTCCTGGGGTAGAGGCGGGAAGGCTGAGGACGCGCCGCCACCAtcccggccgcggcgggagcgTGCCGGGGCGGCAGCTCCGGCTCCTGCCGCCACCAGGGAAGGGCAGCGCCAGCGGCCGCCCACTCAACTACTGGTGTCGGGACCGAGTGCCCGAAGAAGCTCTGGTTTTTACTGgtcttttccctcccccttgGATTAA
- the JMJD8 gene encoding jmjC domain-containing protein 8 isoform X3: protein MAAARRLLSLLLALAWARPAGCTDPPDGGWLAGTVPEEERCTVERADASLSYSVFLQRFAFSRPVILRGVTDNSAFRALCTREKLLAAFGARPVRLSTANTYSYRKDTLYFFGDNNFTEWGPLFQRYVPPAFRIPGTSPAYSFGIAGSGSGVPFHWHGPGFSEVIFGRKGCPPPPVSSSAGFCTRRIKHPTSTPTRQRWPGSTARTPRCHRPSGRWSVPCAPGSRSCTSPTAGGTPRSTWTPASSSPPSWGRGGKAEDAPPPSRPRRERAGAAAPAPAATREGQRQRPPTQLLVSGPSARRSSGFYWSFPSPLD, encoded by the exons atggcggcggcgcggcggctgcTCTCGCTGCTGCTGGCGCTGGCCTGGGCCCGGCCCGCGGGCTGCACCGACCCTCCGGACGGCGGCTG GCTGGCGGGCACGGTGCCGGAGGAGGAGCGCTGCACCGTGGAGCGGGCCGACGCCTCCCTCTCCTACTCCGTCTTCCTGCAGCG GTTCGCCTTCTCCCGGCCGGTCATCCTCCGCGGGGTCACGGACAACTCG GCCTTCCGCGCCCTCTGCACCCGGGAGAAGCTGCTGGCGGCCTTCGGGGCCCGCCCGGTGCGGCTGAGCACGGCCAACACCTACTCCTACCGCAAAG ACACCCTCTACTTCTTCGGGGACAACAACTTCACCGAGTGGGGCCCCCTCTTCCAGCGGTACGTGCCCCCCGCCTTCCGCATCCCGGGCACCAGCCCTGCCTACAGCTTTGGGATCGCAG gCTCGGGCTCTGGCGTTCCCTTTCACTGGCACGGCCCCGGTTTCTCCGAGGTGATCTTCGGCAGGAAG gggtgtccccctcccccggTGTCTTCCAGCGCTGGTTTCTGTACCCGCCGGATAAAACACCCCACTTCCACCCCAACGAGACAACGCTGGCCTGGCTCCACCGCACGTACCCCACGCTGCCACCGGCCGAGCGGCCGCTGGAGTGTACCCTGCGCCCCGGGGAG CAGGTCCTGTACTTCCCCGACCGCTGGTGGCACGCCACGCTCAACCTGGACACCAGCGTCTTCATCTCCACCTTCCTGGGGTAGAGGCGGGAAGGCTGAGGACGCGCCGCCACCAtcccggccgcggcgggagcgTGCCGGGGCGGCAGCTCCGGCTCCTGCCGCCACCAGGGAAGGGCAGCGCCAGCGGCCGCCCACTCAACTACTGGTGTCGGGACCGAGTGCCCGAAGAAGCTCTGGTTTTTACTGgtcttttccctcccccttgGATTAA
- the JMJD8 gene encoding jmjC domain-containing protein 8 isoform X10, with translation MAAARRLLSLLLALAWARPAGCTDPPDGGWLAGTVPEEERCTVERADASLSYSVFLQRFAFSRPVILRGVTDNSAFRALCTREKLLAAFGARPVRLSTANTYSYRKVAVPFREYVEQLLKPQDPARLGSDTLYFFGDNNFTEWGPLFQRYVPPAFRIPGTSPAYSFGIAGSGSGVPFHWHGPGFSEVIFGRKRWFLYPPDKTPHFHPNETTLAWLHRTYPTLPPAERPLECTLRPGEVLYFPDRWWHATLNLDTSVFISTFLG, from the exons atggcggcggcgcggcggctgcTCTCGCTGCTGCTGGCGCTGGCCTGGGCCCGGCCCGCGGGCTGCACCGACCCTCCGGACGGCGGCTG GCTGGCGGGCACGGTGCCGGAGGAGGAGCGCTGCACCGTGGAGCGGGCCGACGCCTCCCTCTCCTACTCCGTCTTCCTGCAGCG GTTCGCCTTCTCCCGGCCGGTCATCCTCCGCGGGGTCACGGACAACTCG GCCTTCCGCGCCCTCTGCACCCGGGAGAAGCTGCTGGCGGCCTTCGGGGCCCGCCCGGTGCGGCTGAGCACGGCCAACACCTACTCCTACCGCAAAG TGGCCGTGCCCTTCCGGGAGTACgtggagcagctgctgaagcCGCAGGATCCGGCCAGGCTGGGCAGCG ACACCCTCTACTTCTTCGGGGACAACAACTTCACCGAGTGGGGCCCCCTCTTCCAGCGGTACGTGCCCCCCGCCTTCCGCATCCCGGGCACCAGCCCTGCCTACAGCTTTGGGATCGCAG gCTCGGGCTCTGGCGTTCCCTTTCACTGGCACGGCCCCGGTTTCTCCGAGGTGATCTTCGGCAGGAAG CGCTGGTTTCTGTACCCGCCGGATAAAACACCCCACTTCCACCCCAACGAGACAACGCTGGCCTGGCTCCACCGCACGTACCCCACGCTGCCACCGGCCGAGCGGCCGCTGGAGTGTACCCTGCGCCCCGGGGAG GTCCTGTACTTCCCCGACCGCTGGTGGCACGCCACGCTCAACCTGGACACCAGCGTCTTCATCTCCACCTTCCTGGGGTAG
- the JMJD8 gene encoding jmjC domain-containing protein 8 isoform X1: protein MAAARRLLSLLLALAWARPAGCTDPPDGGWLAGTVPEEERCTVERADASLSYSVFLQRFAFSRPVILRGVTDNSAFRALCTREKLLAAFGARPVRLSTANTYSYRKVAVPFREYVEQLLKPQDPARLGSDTLYFFGDNNFTEWGPLFQRYVPPAFRIPGTSPAYSFGIAGSGSGVPFHWHGPGFSEVIFGRKGCPPPPVSSSAGFCTRRIKHPTSTPTRQRWPGSTARTPRCHRPSGRWSVPCAPGSRSCTSPTAGGTPRSTWTPASSSPPSWGRGGKAEDAPPPSRPRRERAGAAAPAPAATREGQRQRPPTQLLVSGPSARRSSGFYWSFPSPLD, encoded by the exons atggcggcggcgcggcggctgcTCTCGCTGCTGCTGGCGCTGGCCTGGGCCCGGCCCGCGGGCTGCACCGACCCTCCGGACGGCGGCTG GCTGGCGGGCACGGTGCCGGAGGAGGAGCGCTGCACCGTGGAGCGGGCCGACGCCTCCCTCTCCTACTCCGTCTTCCTGCAGCG GTTCGCCTTCTCCCGGCCGGTCATCCTCCGCGGGGTCACGGACAACTCG GCCTTCCGCGCCCTCTGCACCCGGGAGAAGCTGCTGGCGGCCTTCGGGGCCCGCCCGGTGCGGCTGAGCACGGCCAACACCTACTCCTACCGCAAAG TGGCCGTGCCCTTCCGGGAGTACgtggagcagctgctgaagcCGCAGGATCCGGCCAGGCTGGGCAGCG ACACCCTCTACTTCTTCGGGGACAACAACTTCACCGAGTGGGGCCCCCTCTTCCAGCGGTACGTGCCCCCCGCCTTCCGCATCCCGGGCACCAGCCCTGCCTACAGCTTTGGGATCGCAG gCTCGGGCTCTGGCGTTCCCTTTCACTGGCACGGCCCCGGTTTCTCCGAGGTGATCTTCGGCAGGAAG gggtgtccccctcccccggTGTCTTCCAGCGCTGGTTTCTGTACCCGCCGGATAAAACACCCCACTTCCACCCCAACGAGACAACGCTGGCCTGGCTCCACCGCACGTACCCCACGCTGCCACCGGCCGAGCGGCCGCTGGAGTGTACCCTGCGCCCCGGGGAG CAGGTCCTGTACTTCCCCGACCGCTGGTGGCACGCCACGCTCAACCTGGACACCAGCGTCTTCATCTCCACCTTCCTGGGGTAGAGGCGGGAAGGCTGAGGACGCGCCGCCACCAtcccggccgcggcgggagcgTGCCGGGGCGGCAGCTCCGGCTCCTGCCGCCACCAGGGAAGGGCAGCGCCAGCGGCCGCCCACTCAACTACTGGTGTCGGGACCGAGTGCCCGAAGAAGCTCTGGTTTTTACTGgtcttttccctcccccttgGATTAA
- the JMJD8 gene encoding jmjC domain-containing protein 8 isoform X11 produces MAAARRLLSLLLALAWARPAGCTDPPDGGWLAGTVPEEERCTVERADASLSYSVFLQRFAFSRPVILRGVTDNSVRVRAGAAPRSPPGGQGLPGAAGLAPALPARSGRALPGVRGAAAEAAGSGQAGQRHPLLLRGQQLHRVGPPLPAVRAPRLPHPGHQPCLQLWDRRSCTSPTAGGTPRSTWTPASSSPPSWGRGGKAEDAPPPSRPRRERAGAAAPAPAATREGQRQRPPTQLLVSGPSARRSSGFYWSFPSPLD; encoded by the exons atggcggcggcgcggcggctgcTCTCGCTGCTGCTGGCGCTGGCCTGGGCCCGGCCCGCGGGCTGCACCGACCCTCCGGACGGCGGCTG GCTGGCGGGCACGGTGCCGGAGGAGGAGCGCTGCACCGTGGAGCGGGCCGACGCCTCCCTCTCCTACTCCGTCTTCCTGCAGCG GTTCGCCTTCTCCCGGCCGGTCATCCTCCGCGGGGTCACGGACAACTCG GTGAGGGTGAGGGCGGGGGCCGCGCCCCGCAGCCCGCCCGGCGGGCAGGgcctgcccggggctgccggcctGGCCCCAGCGCTCCCTGCCCGCAGTGGCCGTGCCCTTCCGGGAGTACgtggagcagctgctgaagcCGCAGGATCCGGCCAGGCTGGGCAGCG ACACCCTCTACTTCTTCGGGGACAACAACTTCACCGAGTGGGGCCCCCTCTTCCAGCGGTACGTGCCCCCCGCCTTCCGCATCCCGGGCACCAGCCCTGCCTACAGCTTTGGGATCGCAG GTCCTGTACTTCCCCGACCGCTGGTGGCACGCCACGCTCAACCTGGACACCAGCGTCTTCATCTCCACCTTCCTGGGGTAGAGGCGGGAAGGCTGAGGACGCGCCGCCACCAtcccggccgcggcgggagcgTGCCGGGGCGGCAGCTCCGGCTCCTGCCGCCACCAGGGAAGGGCAGCGCCAGCGGCCGCCCACTCAACTACTGGTGTCGGGACCGAGTGCCCGAAGAAGCTCTGGTTTTTACTGgtcttttccctcccccttgGATTAA